The following proteins come from a genomic window of Desmospora profundinema:
- a CDS encoding TAXI family TRAP transporter solute-binding subunit, with the protein MKKKWIWLYVFLLASMSALTACGGGDSAGDNSFLTIATGGQSGVYYPLGAAIGKLYEQELGAKSSIQATGASVENINLLDQDRAEMAIIMGDAATQAYEGLEPFEDKVESFQAVASLYPNFVQIVTTEESGIETMMDLKGKRVAIGAPNSGVELNARAILKAHGLSYEDFNEDFLSYAEAVDGMKNGTVDAAFVTSGLPNPSVTDLGTTKKVKVIPIEGKGMNKLQELYPYYSEATIPADTYGNKEEIQTASIMNLLVVQSDLDEETVYQWTQTLFENLEPIHRSHNAAKEIDFDTARENVPIPFHPGAEKYYEEAGQ; encoded by the coding sequence ATGAAAAAGAAGTGGATATGGCTGTATGTGTTCCTGTTAGCATCAATGTCGGCTTTAACGGCTTGCGGGGGAGGGGACTCTGCCGGAGACAACTCGTTTCTCACGATCGCTACAGGCGGTCAGTCAGGGGTTTATTATCCTCTGGGTGCCGCTATCGGTAAATTGTATGAACAGGAACTGGGAGCCAAATCTTCGATCCAGGCTACAGGTGCATCTGTGGAAAACATCAATCTTTTGGACCAGGATCGAGCCGAGATGGCCATTATTATGGGCGATGCCGCCACGCAGGCCTATGAAGGGTTGGAGCCTTTTGAAGATAAAGTGGAATCCTTTCAAGCAGTCGCCTCCTTGTATCCCAATTTTGTACAGATCGTGACTACGGAAGAATCGGGAATCGAAACCATGATGGATCTGAAGGGAAAGCGAGTGGCCATCGGTGCACCCAACAGCGGAGTGGAACTAAACGCACGGGCCATTTTGAAAGCGCACGGGTTGTCCTATGAGGATTTTAATGAAGACTTTCTCTCTTATGCCGAAGCGGTTGACGGCATGAAAAACGGAACCGTGGATGCCGCCTTCGTTACCTCGGGACTTCCCAATCCGTCAGTGACTGATCTGGGTACGACTAAAAAGGTAAAGGTGATTCCAATCGAAGGGAAGGGTATGAACAAACTGCAAGAACTGTACCCCTATTACTCTGAGGCTACCATTCCTGCAGACACCTATGGCAACAAGGAAGAAATCCAGACCGCTTCCATCATGAATCTGTTGGTGGTCCAATCAGATCTGGATGAGGAGACCGTGTATCAGTGGACCCAGACGTTGTTTGAAAACCTGGAACCCATCCATCGCTCCCACAACGCCGCTAAAGAGATCGATTTCGATACCGCACGGGAAAACGTCCCGATCCCTTTCCACCCCGGCGCGGAGAAGTACTATGAGGAAGCTGGTCAATAA